In Bacillus cytotoxicus NVH 391-98, the following are encoded in one genomic region:
- the guaA gene encoding glutamine-hydrolyzing GMP synthase — translation MKKQHDTIIVLDFGSQYNQLIARRIREFGVYSELHPHTITAEEIKAMNPKGIIFSGGPNSVYGENAFHCDEKIFELGLPIFGICYGMQLMTKHFGGKVERANHREYGKAVLKVENESKLYTNLPEEQVVWMSHGDLVTGLPEGFVVDATSESCPIAGMSNEEKQLYGVQFHPEVRHSEHGNDLIKNFVFGVCGCSEGWNMENFIEVELEKIRETVGDKKVLCALSGGVDSSVVAVLIHKAIGDQLTCIFVDHGLLRKGEAEGVMKTFSEGFHMNVIKIDARERFMKKLKGVEDPEQKRKIIGNEFIYVFDDEAAKLEGIDFLAQGTLYTDIIESGTATAQTIKSHHNVGGLPEDMQFKLIEPLNTLFKDEVRVLGSELGIPDEIVWRQPFPGPGLGIRVLGEITEEKLEIVRESDAILREEIQKAGLDREIWQYFTALPGMRSVGVMGDERTYDYTVGIRAVTSIDGMTADWARIPWDVLEKISVRIVNEVKHVNRVVYDITSKPPATIEWE, via the coding sequence TTGAAAAAACAGCACGATACGATTATCGTTTTAGACTTTGGAAGTCAGTACAACCAATTAATTGCACGTCGCATTCGTGAGTTCGGTGTGTACAGTGAGCTTCATCCACACACAATTACTGCGGAAGAAATTAAAGCAATGAATCCAAAAGGTATCATTTTCTCTGGTGGACCAAATAGTGTATACGGCGAAAATGCATTCCACTGTGATGAGAAAATTTTTGAGCTAGGATTACCTATTTTTGGTATTTGTTACGGCATGCAGCTGATGACAAAACACTTTGGTGGAAAAGTAGAGCGAGCAAACCATCGTGAGTACGGAAAAGCAGTTCTGAAAGTAGAGAATGAATCAAAATTATATACAAACCTGCCAGAAGAACAAGTTGTATGGATGAGCCATGGTGACTTAGTAACAGGTTTACCAGAAGGCTTTGTAGTAGATGCAACGAGCGAATCTTGTCCAATTGCTGGTATGAGCAATGAAGAAAAGCAGTTATACGGTGTACAATTCCATCCAGAAGTACGTCACTCTGAGCACGGTAATGATTTAATTAAAAACTTCGTATTCGGCGTATGCGGTTGTTCTGAAGGCTGGAACATGGAGAACTTTATTGAAGTAGAATTAGAAAAAATTCGTGAAACAGTTGGTGATAAAAAAGTACTATGTGCACTTAGCGGTGGTGTAGATTCTTCTGTTGTAGCTGTATTAATTCATAAAGCAATCGGTGATCAGTTAACATGTATTTTTGTTGACCACGGTTTACTTCGTAAAGGTGAAGCAGAAGGTGTTATGAAAACATTTAGCGAAGGCTTCCATATGAATGTTATTAAAATCGATGCTAGAGAACGCTTCATGAAAAAGCTAAAAGGTGTAGAAGATCCTGAACAAAAACGTAAAATTATCGGTAACGAATTCATTTATGTTTTTGATGATGAAGCTGCTAAATTAGAAGGAATAGACTTCTTAGCGCAAGGTACACTGTACACAGACATTATTGAAAGTGGTACAGCAACTGCGCAAACAATTAAATCTCACCATAACGTAGGTGGACTTCCAGAAGATATGCAGTTCAAATTAATCGAGCCTTTAAATACGTTATTTAAAGATGAAGTACGTGTATTAGGATCAGAACTAGGAATTCCTGATGAAATTGTATGGCGTCAACCATTCCCAGGTCCTGGACTTGGTATTCGTGTATTAGGTGAAATTACAGAAGAAAAATTAGAAATTGTTCGTGAATCTGATGCGATTTTACGTGAGGAAATCCAAAAAGCAGGATTAGACCGTGAAATTTGGCAATACTTCACTGCGCTTCCTGGTATGCGCAGCGTAGGTGTTATGGGTGACGAGCGTACTTACGATTATACAGTAGGTATCCGTGCCGTAACATCAATTGACGGTATGACAGCTGACTGGGCACGTATCCCTTGGGACGTATTAGAGAAAATCTCTGTACGTATCGTAAACGAAGTAAAACACGTGAACCGCGTTGTATATGATATTACTTCTAAGCCACCAGCAACGATTGAGTGGGAATAA
- a CDS encoding ABC transporter ATP-binding protein — protein MFTIHTIIKTTNLTKVYGKQKSVDHLNINVNKGEIYGFIGRNGAGKTTTIRMLLGLIKPTNGKIEIFGEDFTKNQKDILRRIGSIVEVPGFYENLTAKENLLINAKIIGVHKKNAIEEALEIVGLQHETKKLVGKYSLGMKQRLGIARALLHYPELLILDEPTNGLDPIGIKEMRKLIKTLAQERNITIFISSHILSEVEQLVDHMGIIHKGKLLEETSLDALRKMNRKYLEFQVNNDNKAALLLEKQFHIFDYEVHDEGNIRVYSHFGQQGQINKMFVQNDIEVLKIIMSEDRLEDYFTKLVGGGTIG, from the coding sequence GTGTTCACCATACATACAATTATTAAAACAACAAACTTAACAAAAGTTTATGGAAAACAGAAATCTGTAGATCATCTCAATATAAATGTAAATAAAGGAGAGATTTACGGATTTATCGGCCGAAACGGTGCAGGTAAAACAACAACCATTCGAATGCTACTAGGTCTTATAAAACCTACAAACGGAAAAATCGAAATATTTGGAGAGGATTTCACCAAAAACCAAAAAGATATTTTAAGACGAATTGGTTCAATTGTTGAAGTTCCAGGTTTCTATGAAAACTTAACTGCAAAAGAAAATTTATTAATTAACGCAAAAATTATCGGAGTTCATAAGAAAAATGCGATTGAAGAGGCATTGGAAATTGTCGGTCTGCAGCATGAAACGAAAAAACTGGTTGGAAAATACTCGTTAGGAATGAAACAACGCTTAGGAATTGCAAGAGCACTCCTCCATTATCCAGAACTTTTAATACTAGATGAACCTACAAACGGTTTAGACCCAATTGGAATTAAAGAAATGCGGAAGCTTATTAAAACATTAGCACAAGAAAGAAATATAACGATATTCATTTCTAGCCATATTTTATCTGAAGTCGAACAGTTAGTTGACCATATGGGAATTATCCACAAAGGGAAACTATTAGAAGAGACATCTTTAGATGCATTACGTAAAATGAATCGCAAATACCTAGAATTCCAGGTAAATAATGATAATAAAGCAGCGCTACTTTTAGAAAAGCAATTTCATATTTTTGATTATGAAGTACATGATGAAGGAAATATTCGCGTTTATTCTCACTTTGGACAACAAGGTCAAATCAATAAAATGTTTGTTCAAAATGACATTGAAGTATTAAAAATTATAATGAGCGAAGATCGATTAGAAGATTATTTCACCAAATTAGTCGGGGGTGGAACAATTGGTTAA
- a CDS encoding sensor histidine kinase yields the protein MKNDKILYLILFQFIIITGIQFINMTHTLQFILFILLILITISLFFKRLYFIETRKSIVTKLERVILGNFQTRLYTNNDRSLDNVIFHVNELITKLEKVQIEAKKSQKARKQLLSSISHDIRTPLTSIIGYIDALKDGIATSKEEELEYLEILSNKSNSLKQLVDEIFHMAKIDADELPFKEEQLDLSEITRETLIEFLPELSKYHIELKIDIPEKPCLITGDSFHIIRVMNNLIKNAIHYGKQGAILGVKLLEHHNEYHILVWDKGPGIPHQDLEHVFERMYRIDQSRTLSSRSSGLGLAIAKALVEKHRGRIWVESIPWERTTFGFSIPKQNSFKK from the coding sequence ATGAAGAACGATAAGATTCTCTATCTAATTCTATTTCAGTTCATTATCATTACTGGAATACAATTTATCAATATGACTCATACATTACAGTTCATTCTCTTTATACTTCTTATCCTTATCACAATAAGTCTTTTTTTCAAAAGACTTTACTTTATAGAAACTAGAAAGTCCATCGTCACAAAACTAGAACGTGTGATTCTCGGTAATTTTCAGACAAGGTTATATACGAATAATGATCGTTCGTTGGATAATGTAATCTTCCATGTTAATGAATTAATAACCAAATTAGAAAAAGTACAAATTGAGGCAAAAAAATCCCAAAAAGCCAGAAAACAACTGCTATCGAGTATTTCACACGATATACGAACACCTCTTACTTCTATTATCGGATATATTGATGCCTTAAAAGATGGTATAGCCACTTCTAAAGAAGAAGAATTAGAGTATCTTGAAATACTCTCAAACAAATCAAATAGTTTAAAACAATTGGTTGATGAAATATTTCATATGGCAAAAATTGATGCAGATGAACTTCCTTTTAAAGAAGAACAGCTAGACCTTTCAGAAATTACACGGGAAACACTCATTGAATTTTTGCCCGAGCTATCTAAATATCATATTGAGTTAAAAATAGATATTCCAGAAAAGCCTTGTTTGATTACAGGGGATTCTTTTCACATCATACGAGTAATGAACAATCTTATAAAAAATGCTATACATTACGGAAAACAAGGAGCAATATTAGGAGTCAAGCTATTAGAACATCACAATGAATACCATATCCTCGTTTGGGATAAAGGACCTGGTATTCCTCATCAAGATTTAGAACATGTCTTTGAGAGAATGTACCGAATTGATCAATCTCGAACCCTTTCGTCTCGTAGTAGCGGCTTAGGACTTGCTATCGCAAAAGCACTTGTTGAAAAGCACAGAGGTCGCATATGGGTAGAAAGTATTCCATGGGAAAGAACCACTTTTGGCTTTTCCATCCCAAAGCAGAATTCTTTTAAGAAATAG
- a CDS encoding response regulator transcription factor: protein MKEIRVLIADDEKEIRDLLKKYLERELYTVDTAIDGEEALKLFTHNTYNLVILDLMMPKIDGIEVCRRLRNNTNIPILMLTAKDQEVDKIVGLSIGADDYITKPFSVNEVIARIKALMRRFLVLGSNANTQEKTILTFKGLTIDISKYIVTVGDKEISLTGKELELLKFFASNPEQVFTKTQLFRNVWDSNYIEDDNTVMVHIRKLRKKIEADPSNPKFIQTVWGIGYKFVGEKYEER from the coding sequence ATGAAAGAAATTCGTGTACTCATAGCAGATGATGAGAAAGAAATACGTGATTTATTAAAGAAATATTTAGAACGAGAATTATATACAGTAGACACTGCTATAGATGGCGAGGAAGCTCTCAAGTTATTTACTCATAATACCTATAATCTTGTCATATTAGATTTAATGATGCCAAAAATTGATGGTATCGAAGTATGCAGAAGGCTTAGAAACAATACCAATATCCCTATATTAATGCTGACGGCAAAAGATCAAGAGGTAGATAAAATTGTAGGATTAAGTATAGGTGCTGACGATTACATTACAAAACCTTTTAGCGTTAATGAAGTAATTGCCAGGATTAAAGCGCTTATGAGACGTTTTTTAGTATTAGGAAGTAATGCCAATACACAAGAAAAAACAATCCTAACCTTCAAAGGGCTAACAATTGATATTAGCAAGTACATCGTTACCGTAGGTGACAAAGAAATCTCTTTAACAGGAAAAGAGCTAGAACTTCTAAAGTTTTTCGCATCAAATCCTGAACAAGTGTTCACAAAAACACAGCTCTTCCGTAATGTTTGGGATAGCAATTATATAGAAGATGATAACACGGTTATGGTACACATTCGAAAGCTTAGAAAAAAAATAGAAGCTGATCCTTCAAATCCTAAATTCATCCAAACGGTATGGGGCATTGGCTATAAATTTGTAGGTGAAAAGTATGAAGAACGATAA
- a CDS encoding ABC transporter permease, whose product MVNLLYTELLKLKRSNMFLISMIGAAVAPFMIVLAFYIEKQSKPSAPPASFDVLFLNVNMYTALFMGVLLYGVVTAYLFNREYTESTLKNLLTIPVSRFHFVMSKFILLFLWIMILTVIAWGLTLLLGLLGGFPGLNNILLFQFLVKFLISGGFLFILSSPIVLVTFITKTYVPPIILTIVIALINVLTASSEHKDLFPWTAALDIVNQDLQPTYPPEYSYIIITTTSLIGFIAAIFYFKQIDIH is encoded by the coding sequence TTGGTTAATCTCCTATATACAGAGTTATTAAAATTGAAACGTTCTAATATGTTCTTAATCAGTATGATCGGAGCAGCTGTAGCACCATTTATGATTGTTTTAGCTTTTTATATAGAAAAGCAAAGTAAACCATCGGCTCCACCTGCGAGTTTCGATGTCCTTTTTCTTAATGTGAATATGTACACAGCTTTATTTATGGGAGTTCTTCTATATGGAGTCGTTACTGCTTATCTCTTTAATCGTGAATACACAGAGAGTACATTAAAAAATTTATTAACTATTCCTGTATCACGTTTCCATTTTGTTATGAGTAAATTCATCCTTTTATTTCTTTGGATTATGATACTGACCGTCATTGCATGGGGACTAACTTTACTATTAGGACTATTAGGAGGGTTCCCTGGATTAAATAACATATTACTATTCCAATTTTTAGTGAAATTTTTAATAAGTGGTGGATTTCTTTTTATCTTATCGTCTCCTATTGTATTGGTAACCTTTATAACAAAAACATATGTTCCACCTATTATATTAACAATTGTTATAGCATTGATAAATGTTCTAACTGCAAGTTCAGAACACAAAGATTTATTTCCTTGGACAGCTGCACTAGATATAGTAAACCAGGATTTGCAACCGACATATCCTCCAGAATATTCTTATATCATTATTACTACTACATCACTTATTGGCTTTATAGCAGCCATATTCTATTTCAAACAGATTGATATTCATTGA
- a CDS encoding sensor histidine kinase, translating to MKNIFRPIGWISGILKKIIYKGICGVQKSLRVQLITTFALCSLLGIMGVWASSPFFQGINKYSVIDYSSGMRFIDTTAESLVAAIVREGASVNVQEVLERPEYQRELKVLIVDENGKVIYKTKGAQEEQINLHSTIRNIMSFKINRSQYEYQKDVIDNEIERERKEFTTFYPLTIEEKNMYMIASGIPQGNIREVQNDGPFPFLIGFVLFLFSFFYLTKRKMKQIEAMAEGVKEITKGNLQHRIPEKGQDELSLLAVNMNQMAEELFSNIEKERRIEKQKNELITNVSHDLRTPLTSIMGYLRLLRDSKYENKEQHDEYTRIAFTKSEQLKNLIEDLFEYTKLTNEKVILEKQEVCINELLEQLIEELVPQAEEEGLTFIKHFPEERMYATIDSEKMVRVFENLLMNAIKYSKDNGEIKVSLQRQRRDIQIIVANYSEEFTKEELANLFERFYKKDQSRSRVKEGSGLGLAIAKSIVELQGGQIRAHYEDGEIQFIVSLPIMEEK from the coding sequence ATTAAAAATATATTTAGACCAATTGGTTGGATAAGTGGGATTTTAAAAAAAATAATATATAAAGGAATATGTGGGGTACAAAAGAGTTTGCGTGTACAACTGATAACGACGTTTGCTCTCTGTAGCTTGCTGGGAATCATGGGAGTGTGGGCATCATCTCCGTTTTTTCAAGGAATAAATAAATATTCTGTAATTGATTATTCATCTGGTATGCGATTTATTGATACAACCGCTGAAAGTCTTGTAGCGGCTATTGTAAGGGAAGGGGCTTCTGTTAACGTCCAAGAAGTTTTGGAACGTCCAGAATATCAAAGAGAGTTAAAAGTTCTAATTGTTGATGAGAACGGGAAAGTTATATATAAGACGAAAGGTGCTCAAGAAGAACAAATTAATCTTCATAGTACAATTCGTAATATTATGAGTTTCAAAATAAATCGTTCTCAATATGAATATCAAAAAGATGTAATAGATAATGAAATAGAAAGAGAACGTAAAGAGTTTACAACTTTTTATCCTTTGACAATTGAAGAGAAAAATATGTATATGATTGCAAGTGGTATACCACAAGGGAATATTCGAGAAGTACAGAATGATGGCCCGTTTCCGTTTCTAATAGGATTTGTTCTTTTTTTATTTTCTTTCTTTTATCTAACAAAAAGAAAAATGAAGCAGATTGAGGCAATGGCCGAAGGGGTAAAAGAAATTACAAAAGGAAATCTACAACATAGAATTCCAGAGAAGGGACAAGATGAGTTAAGTTTGTTGGCTGTGAATATGAATCAGATGGCAGAAGAATTGTTTTCTAATATAGAAAAAGAAAGACGGATAGAAAAGCAAAAAAATGAATTGATTACAAACGTATCTCATGATTTACGAACACCCCTTACTTCTATTATGGGGTATTTACGATTGCTTCGTGATTCTAAATACGAAAATAAAGAACAGCATGATGAATATACAAGAATTGCTTTTACGAAGTCGGAGCAGTTAAAGAATTTAATAGAAGATTTATTCGAGTATACGAAATTAACGAATGAAAAGGTCATATTAGAAAAGCAAGAAGTATGTATCAATGAACTTCTAGAACAATTAATAGAAGAGTTAGTCCCGCAGGCTGAAGAAGAAGGACTGACATTCATAAAACATTTTCCTGAAGAACGTATGTATGCTACGATTGATTCGGAGAAGATGGTTCGTGTGTTTGAGAATTTATTAATGAATGCGATTAAGTATAGTAAAGATAATGGAGAGATTAAAGTATCACTTCAAAGACAAAGACGTGATATCCAAATCATTGTGGCAAATTATAGTGAAGAATTTACAAAAGAAGAATTGGCTAATTTATTCGAGCGTTTTTATAAGAAAGATCAATCGCGAAGTAGAGTCAAAGAAGGATCTGGGCTTGGTCTCGCGATTGCAAAAAGCATTGTAGAACTCCAGGGAGGTCAAATTCGAGCTCATTATGAAGATGGAGAGATTCAGTTTATCGTTTCATTACCTATCATGGAAGAGAAGTAA
- a CDS encoding ASCH domain-containing protein: protein MNAFAQTYWDTYWGNREKPKSVSAWQFGACPDDLAQLVINGVKTATCSAHIFYELENEPIPAVNDYSIILNSKDEPVAIIKTIEVTLIPMNEVSEEFAIAEGEGDRTYEYWKKTHIEFFTNELMKIGRKFSEDILLICECFELIDVKK from the coding sequence ATAAATGCATTTGCACAAACATACTGGGATACATATTGGGGAAATCGAGAAAAACCAAAATCAGTCAGCGCTTGGCAATTCGGAGCCTGTCCCGATGATCTTGCTCAATTAGTAATAAATGGTGTAAAAACCGCAACATGCTCTGCTCATATATTTTATGAATTAGAAAATGAACCAATTCCAGCAGTAAATGATTATAGCATCATATTGAACAGCAAAGACGAACCTGTAGCTATTATTAAAACAATAGAAGTTACTTTAATACCAATGAATGAAGTTAGTGAAGAATTCGCGATTGCAGAAGGAGAAGGCGACCGCACATATGAGTATTGGAAAAAGACTCACATAGAATTCTTTACAAATGAGTTGATGAAGATTGGTCGCAAATTTTCCGAAGACATATTGCTTATTTGTGAATGCTTTGAGCTTATCGATGTAAAAAAATAA
- a CDS encoding alpha/beta hydrolase — protein MKKISVILIGILLLLTVAYMLVGNYFFNYALNAKQEKEFLQGNPHLEKTVNVSGNVLVTNEQKNAEFISKYKPNTIVMRSFDELKLTGYEYINEQSSHKWAIIVHGYSSKASEMTKYIRHFYEKGYSVLAPDLRGHGNSEGDYIGMGWHDRKDVQRWIQQILKKDPQAEIALFGISMGGATVMMTSGEDLPPNVKVIVEDCGFSSVMDEFTYQLKDLFHLPKFPVMNAANTVTKLRAGYDLEEASAVKQVAKSKTPILFIHGDADTFVPYEMLDEVYNAAKVEKEKLIVPGAGHGEAEQANPDKYWNTLWNFVEKYISA, from the coding sequence ATGAAAAAAATAAGTGTAATATTAATAGGGATTTTACTACTTCTAACCGTTGCATACATGTTAGTCGGAAATTATTTCTTCAATTATGCATTAAATGCGAAACAAGAAAAAGAATTCTTACAAGGGAATCCTCATTTAGAAAAAACAGTGAATGTGTCAGGGAATGTATTAGTCACGAATGAGCAAAAAAATGCTGAGTTTATTTCAAAATATAAGCCAAATACAATCGTGATGCGTTCTTTTGATGAGTTAAAACTAACAGGATATGAATATATAAATGAGCAATCTAGTCATAAATGGGCAATTATCGTACATGGCTATAGTAGTAAAGCATCAGAAATGACGAAATATATTCGTCACTTTTATGAGAAAGGTTACAGCGTATTAGCACCAGATCTTCGCGGTCATGGAAATAGCGAAGGAGATTATATCGGCATGGGGTGGCATGATCGGAAAGATGTACAACGCTGGATTCAGCAAATTTTAAAGAAAGATCCTCAGGCGGAGATAGCTCTATTTGGTATTTCTATGGGAGGAGCAACAGTGATGATGACTTCTGGAGAAGATTTGCCTCCTAATGTGAAAGTCATTGTTGAAGATTGTGGTTTCTCATCTGTTATGGATGAATTCACATATCAATTAAAAGATTTATTCCATTTACCTAAATTTCCTGTTATGAATGCAGCAAATACAGTTACTAAGCTAAGGGCGGGTTATGATTTAGAAGAAGCATCGGCTGTCAAGCAAGTTGCAAAAAGCAAAACACCAATCTTATTTATTCATGGAGATGCGGATACGTTCGTTCCTTATGAAATGTTAGATGAAGTATACAATGCTGCAAAAGTAGAAAAAGAAAAGTTAATTGTGCCAGGTGCGGGGCATGGAGAAGCTGAACAAGCAAATCCAGATAAATATTGGAATACCCTATGGAACTTTGTGGAGAAATACATTTCAGCATAA
- a CDS encoding NCS2 family permease, whose translation MKRYFQFDELGTNYKTEFIAGLTTFLSMAYVLFVNPATLSLGNIKGLPAGTGMDPGAVFVATALAAAIGSLIMGIFAKYPIALAPGVGITSFFAYTAVLTMGVPWQTAIAGTLVSGIIFIIITALGIREKIINAIPAELKLAVAAGIGLFIAFLGFQNAGIIVKNDAVLVGLGDLTKGATLLAIFGVVVTIILMIKKINGAVFYGMILTAILGMATGLIDTPKAVVGAIPSLEPTFGMALTHFGDIFTVQMGIVIITFFFIDFFDTAGTLVAVVNQAGLMKGNKLPRAGKALFADAIATVIGAILGTSTTTSYIESSAGVAAGGRSGFTAVVTAGFFLLALFFSPLLSVITPAVTAPALIIVGILMVSSLGEIEWKKFEIAVPAFFTIISMPLTYSIATGIAIGFIFYPITMVVSGRRKEVHPIMYVMGVLFVLYFIYVRK comes from the coding sequence ATGAAACGTTATTTTCAGTTTGATGAGCTCGGTACAAATTATAAGACTGAGTTCATTGCAGGGTTAACAACATTTTTATCTATGGCCTACGTACTATTTGTTAATCCTGCCACACTGTCACTTGGAAACATTAAAGGACTACCGGCAGGAACCGGAATGGATCCGGGAGCAGTATTCGTTGCCACTGCATTAGCGGCAGCAATCGGTTCTTTAATTATGGGGATTTTTGCAAAATATCCAATAGCATTAGCGCCAGGTGTAGGGATTACTTCTTTCTTTGCTTACACAGCGGTATTAACAATGGGAGTTCCATGGCAGACAGCAATTGCGGGAACACTCGTATCAGGTATTATCTTCATTATTATTACAGCTCTTGGTATCCGTGAAAAAATTATTAATGCAATTCCTGCAGAGTTAAAACTTGCGGTAGCAGCAGGTATTGGCTTATTTATCGCCTTTTTGGGTTTTCAAAATGCCGGAATTATCGTGAAAAATGATGCGGTTCTTGTTGGATTAGGAGACTTAACAAAGGGCGCAACGTTGTTAGCGATTTTCGGAGTAGTTGTTACGATTATTTTAATGATTAAAAAGATAAATGGTGCAGTGTTCTATGGGATGATTCTTACAGCTATTCTTGGAATGGCAACAGGATTAATTGATACGCCAAAAGCTGTAGTAGGAGCAATTCCAAGTTTAGAACCGACGTTCGGTATGGCGTTAACGCACTTTGGAGATATTTTTACTGTTCAAATGGGGATTGTTATTATAACATTCTTCTTTATCGATTTCTTTGATACAGCAGGTACACTCGTAGCGGTTGTCAATCAAGCGGGTTTAATGAAGGGTAATAAATTACCACGTGCAGGGAAAGCATTATTTGCAGATGCGATTGCGACTGTAATTGGTGCGATTCTAGGCACTTCTACAACAACTTCCTATATTGAGTCGTCTGCAGGGGTAGCAGCGGGAGGACGTTCTGGATTTACAGCAGTTGTAACAGCAGGATTCTTCTTACTGGCACTTTTCTTTTCACCGCTATTAAGTGTTATAACGCCAGCTGTAACGGCGCCAGCTTTAATTATTGTAGGGATTTTAATGGTTTCATCTTTAGGGGAAATTGAGTGGAAAAAGTTCGAGATTGCTGTACCAGCATTTTTCACAATTATTTCAATGCCACTTACGTATAGTATCGCAACGGGAATTGCAATTGGATTCATCTTCTATCCAATTACAATGGTTGTAAGTGGACGACGTAAAGAAGTTCATCCAATTATGTATGTAATGGGAGTTTTATTCGTACTATATTTCATCTATGTTCGGAAGTAG
- a CDS encoding response regulator transcription factor, with product MESREFKNFGGDIVRQETILVVDDEKEIRDLITIYLKNEGYNILQAGDGAEGLEILENNEVHLVVLDIMMPKIDGIHMCMKVREQKEMPIIMLSAKTQDMDKILGLTTGADDYVTKPFNPLELVARVKSQLRRYMKMSGFMIENENEIEIGDIKINVSTHEVVVADREVKLTPREFSILELLVRNSGMVFSTEQIYEKVWNERSFQSDNTVMVHIRKIREKVEENARKPRYIKTVWGVGYKVEKDN from the coding sequence ATGGAAAGTAGGGAGTTTAAGAATTTTGGGGGAGATATTGTGAGACAAGAAACAATACTTGTTGTAGATGATGAAAAAGAAATTAGAGATTTAATTACAATTTATTTAAAGAATGAAGGATATAACATACTGCAAGCAGGAGATGGAGCAGAAGGGTTAGAGATATTAGAAAACAATGAAGTCCATTTAGTTGTACTAGATATTATGATGCCAAAAATTGATGGGATTCATATGTGCATGAAAGTAAGAGAACAAAAAGAAATGCCGATTATTATGTTATCGGCTAAAACACAAGATATGGATAAAATTTTAGGATTAACAACAGGTGCAGATGATTATGTGACAAAACCATTTAATCCGTTAGAACTTGTAGCAAGAGTGAAATCACAACTTCGTCGATATATGAAAATGAGCGGATTTATGATTGAAAACGAAAATGAAATAGAGATTGGGGATATAAAAATAAATGTTTCTACACATGAGGTAGTTGTAGCGGATCGAGAGGTGAAATTAACACCAAGGGAATTTTCAATTTTAGAGTTACTAGTGCGCAATTCAGGGATGGTATTTAGTACAGAACAAATTTATGAAAAGGTGTGGAATGAAAGGTCTTTTCAGTCAGACAATACTGTAATGGTACATATTCGAAAAATTCGCGAGAAGGTTGAAGAAAATGCAAGAAAGCCGAGATACATAAAAACAGTATGGGGAGTGGGGTATAAGGTTGAGAAGGATAATTAA